One genomic window of Acidimicrobiales bacterium includes the following:
- a CDS encoding M67 family metallopeptidase, translating into MLTLDRTARDLLVAHALGGFPDEACGLLGGRARPEPDPDGLPCASVEAFVPARNHDASSRTYTVGPEAFLAADRQLGPRGLDVVGVAHSHTHSEAWPSPTDVDRADNPLLEGWHYVIVSLRDAAPVLRSFLLDGRQIREERVVLGPF; encoded by the coding sequence GTGCTGACGCTCGACCGGACGGCCCGCGACCTGCTGGTGGCCCACGCCCTCGGCGGCTTCCCCGACGAGGCCTGCGGCCTGCTGGGGGGCCGGGCCCGGCCCGAGCCCGACCCCGACGGCCTGCCCTGCGCGTCGGTCGAGGCCTTCGTCCCGGCCCGCAACCACGACGCCTCGTCCCGCACCTACACCGTCGGCCCCGAGGCGTTCCTGGCCGCCGACCGCCAGCTCGGGCCCCGGGGCCTCGACGTGGTCGGTGTGGCCCACTCCCACACCCACTCGGAGGCGTGGCCCTCGCCCACCGACGTGGACCGGGCCGACAACCCGCTGCTGGAGGGCTGGCACTACGTCATCGTGTCCCTGCGGGACGCGGCGCCGGTGCTGCGGTCGTTCCTGCTCGACGGCCGGCAGATCCGGGAGGAGAGGGTGGTCCTCGGGCCGTTCTGA
- a CDS encoding ribbon-helix-helix domain-containing protein, with the protein MKLSISLSEEDVDFLDTFAQQRQVGSRSAVVQQAVHLLRLSELEGAYEQAWEEWSGDDAAGLWDATAADGIS; encoded by the coding sequence ATGAAGCTGAGTATCAGTCTGTCCGAGGAGGACGTCGACTTCCTCGACACCTTCGCCCAGCAGCGGCAGGTGGGGTCTCGCTCGGCCGTGGTCCAGCAGGCTGTGCACCTCCTTCGCCTCTCGGAACTGGAGGGGGCCTACGAGCAGGCCTGGGAGGAGTGGAGTGGCGACGACGCTGCAGGGCTGTGGGATGCCACGGCCGCCGACGGCATCTCCTGA
- the smpB gene encoding SsrA-binding protein SmpB, with product MAPRPPDGTTVVATNRQARRDFEILDTWEAGVVLRGSEVKSLREAKVTLADSYARLIGNEVWVLGLHITPYSHAAPHLAPDPRRDRKLLLHRHQIDVMRDRLAREQLSLVPLMLSFKQGRVKLEIGLARGRRKADKRQAIATRDAEMEARRAMARGGRGPRG from the coding sequence ATGGCCCCCCGCCCCCCGGACGGCACCACCGTCGTCGCCACCAACCGCCAGGCCCGCCGCGACTTCGAGATCCTCGACACGTGGGAGGCCGGCGTGGTGCTGCGCGGCTCGGAGGTCAAGTCCCTGCGCGAGGCCAAGGTCACCCTGGCCGACAGCTACGCCCGGCTGATCGGCAACGAGGTGTGGGTGCTCGGCCTGCACATCACCCCCTACTCCCACGCTGCCCCCCACCTGGCCCCGGACCCGCGACGCGACCGCAAGCTCCTCCTCCACCGCCACCAGATCGACGTGATGCGCGACCGCCTGGCCCGCGAGCAGCTCTCGCTGGTGCCGCTCATGCTGTCCTTCAAGCAGGGGCGGGTGAAGCTGGAGATCGGCCTGGCCCGTGGCCGGCGCAAGGCCGACAAGCGCCAGGCCATCGCCACCCGCGACGCCGAGATGGAGGCCCGGCGGGCCATGGCCCGGGGCGGGCGGGGGCCACGAGGCTGA
- a CDS encoding AMP-binding protein yields the protein MLLHDLALGPGTAAAAHRDAILTSDGGWSRDELRDTVHSMVPPLATLAPRGGRIAVAADGRPEVVGLLLAIPAAGRVAVPLNTRLTPDDLVAQLDAAGVAAIIGTAEELGRLAPVLGQAATVKTSVGLDPGAGDISLAALVAAPAPAAAVAEDAAAPAWVVFTSGTTGRPKGVVLTARSLGAAVATTAAARPFADDDVYLYPFPLYHVSAYNVVHALHRGRPVVLPRRFDPAEITRLAAEHDVTVMSLAPTMLRRLLDHRAQAPDPTAALAGLRTVAYGAAPMAPTLLAEAHAALGVDFAQGYGMTELSGNAVFLSPEDHRRGLDGEEHLLAAAGRPGPGVELRLVAEDGSEVPTGTPGEITVRGEQVCAGYWDEPQATTELIRDGWLHTGDVGVLDGTGLLTVVDRAKDIIVSGGENISSREVEDLVAQHPAVDRVAVVGVPDDRWGEAVCAAVVLRPGTSDDRTNLTAEILALTGAHLAGFKRPKRLVFVDSLPVNASGKVNKPDLRRRLAAGPQPY from the coding sequence GTGCTCCTCCACGACCTGGCCCTGGGGCCGGGCACCGCCGCCGCAGCCCACCGTGACGCCATCCTGACCAGCGACGGGGGCTGGAGCCGTGACGAGCTCCGCGACACCGTGCACTCCATGGTGCCACCGCTCGCCACCCTGGCCCCGCGGGGCGGCCGGATCGCGGTGGCCGCCGACGGGCGACCCGAGGTGGTGGGCCTGCTCCTGGCCATCCCCGCCGCCGGGCGGGTGGCCGTGCCCCTCAACACCCGTCTCACCCCCGACGACTTGGTGGCCCAGCTCGACGCGGCCGGCGTCGCCGCCATCATCGGCACCGCCGAGGAGCTCGGACGCCTGGCCCCGGTCCTGGGCCAGGCGGCGACGGTCAAGACCAGCGTGGGCCTCGACCCCGGGGCCGGCGACATCAGCCTGGCGGCCCTGGTGGCCGCCCCCGCCCCGGCGGCCGCCGTCGCCGAGGACGCCGCCGCCCCGGCCTGGGTCGTGTTCACCAGCGGGACCACCGGCCGGCCCAAGGGGGTGGTGCTGACGGCCCGCAGCCTGGGCGCGGCGGTGGCCACCACCGCCGCGGCCCGGCCCTTCGCCGACGACGACGTGTACCTCTACCCGTTCCCGCTCTACCACGTGTCGGCCTACAACGTGGTCCACGCCCTCCACCGGGGCCGACCCGTGGTCCTCCCCCGCCGCTTCGACCCGGCCGAGATCACCCGGCTGGCGGCCGAGCACGACGTGACCGTCATGTCGCTGGCGCCGACCATGCTGCGGCGGCTCCTCGACCACCGGGCCCAGGCCCCCGACCCCACCGCCGCGCTGGCCGGGTTGCGCACAGTGGCCTACGGGGCCGCCCCCATGGCCCCGACCCTGCTGGCCGAGGCCCACGCCGCCCTGGGGGTCGACTTCGCCCAGGGCTACGGCATGACCGAGCTGTCGGGCAACGCGGTGTTCCTCTCCCCGGAGGACCACCGGCGGGGCCTGGACGGCGAGGAGCACCTCCTGGCGGCCGCCGGCCGCCCCGGCCCCGGGGTCGAGCTGCGCCTGGTGGCCGAGGACGGGTCCGAGGTGCCGACCGGCACGCCGGGCGAGATCACGGTGCGGGGCGAGCAGGTCTGCGCCGGCTACTGGGACGAGCCCCAGGCCACCACCGAGCTCATCCGCGACGGGTGGCTCCACACCGGCGACGTCGGCGTGCTCGACGGGACCGGCCTGCTCACCGTCGTCGACCGGGCCAAGGACATCATCGTGAGCGGGGGCGAGAACATCTCCTCCCGCGAGGTGGAGGACCTGGTGGCCCAGCACCCGGCGGTGGACCGGGTGGCCGTGGTGGGCGTGCCCGACGACCGGTGGGGCGAGGCGGTGTGCGCCGCGGTGGTGCTCCGGCCCGGCACCAGTGACGACCGGACCAACCTCACCGCCGAGATCCTGGCCCTCACCGGAGCCCACCTGGCCGGTTTCAAGCGCCCCAAGCGGCTGGTGTTCGTCGACTCGCTGCCGGTCAACGCCAGCGGCAAGGTCAACAAGCCCGACCTCCGGCGCCGCCTGGCCGCCGGCCCCCAGCCCTACTGA
- a CDS encoding cysteine synthase family protein — protein MAVYASITELIGETPILDVSSLSPNPRVRILAKLEGGNPAGSVKDRIARQMIDEAEADGTLQPGSIVIEPSSGNTGIAMAMICRLRGYPLKIVLPENVSIERRQLLEVFGAEIILSPGGEGSNGAVRRAQALAAQHPEWVFLYQYGNEANPRAHYETTGPEILRDVPDITHFVAGLGTSGTLMGVGTYLREQKPEVQILAVEPPAGELVEGLRNLDDGYIPPVFEKWGGLELLDGKRIVRPRESLEWTRRLVAEAGLFAGISSGAALAGAAKVAERIDEGTIVFIVCDGGWKYLSTGAYTDDLDAAEAKAESIIYF, from the coding sequence GTGGCCGTCTACGCATCGATCACCGAGCTCATCGGCGAGACCCCGATCCTCGACGTCAGCTCGCTGAGCCCGAACCCCCGGGTCCGCATCCTGGCCAAGCTGGAGGGCGGCAACCCGGCCGGGTCGGTCAAGGACCGCATCGCCCGCCAGATGATCGACGAGGCCGAGGCCGACGGCACCCTGCAGCCGGGCAGCATCGTCATCGAGCCGTCGTCGGGCAACACCGGCATCGCCATGGCCATGATCTGCCGGCTGCGGGGCTACCCCCTGAAGATCGTCCTCCCCGAGAACGTCTCCATCGAGCGCCGCCAGCTCCTGGAGGTGTTCGGCGCCGAGATCATCCTGTCGCCCGGGGGCGAGGGCTCCAACGGTGCCGTGCGGCGGGCCCAGGCCCTGGCCGCGCAGCACCCCGAGTGGGTCTTCCTGTACCAGTACGGCAACGAGGCCAACCCCCGGGCCCACTACGAGACCACCGGTCCCGAGATCCTGCGCGACGTCCCCGACATCACCCACTTCGTGGCCGGCCTGGGCACCAGCGGCACCCTCATGGGCGTGGGCACGTACCTGCGGGAGCAGAAGCCCGAGGTACAGATCCTGGCCGTCGAGCCCCCGGCCGGGGAGCTGGTCGAGGGCCTCCGCAACCTCGACGACGGCTACATCCCGCCCGTGTTCGAGAAGTGGGGCGGGCTCGAGCTGCTCGACGGCAAGCGCATCGTCCGCCCCCGCGAGTCCCTGGAGTGGACCCGCCGGCTGGTGGCCGAGGCCGGCCTGTTCGCCGGCATCTCCTCGGGGGCGGCGCTGGCCGGCGCGGCCAAGGTGGCCGAGCGCATCGACGAGGGGACCATCGTCTTCATCGTGTGCGACGGCGGCTGGAAGTACCTCTCCACCGGGGCCTACACCGACGACCTGGACGCCGCCGAGGCCAAGGCCGAGTCGATCATCTACTTCTGA
- a CDS encoding type II toxin-antitoxin system PemK/MazF family toxin: MDRGEIRLVDLDPARGAEADKRRPAVVVSNDGANAVAHRLGRGVVTVVPVTSAIDRIHPFQVFLSASGTGLPRDSKAQAEQVRSIAVERVGRRLGRLTPSLLTDLDDALRLHLAL, encoded by the coding sequence ATGGACCGGGGAGAGATTCGCCTCGTCGATCTGGATCCAGCCCGCGGGGCGGAAGCCGACAAGCGTCGGCCAGCGGTGGTGGTGAGCAATGACGGAGCCAATGCTGTGGCGCACCGCCTCGGGCGGGGTGTGGTGACCGTCGTGCCCGTGACCTCGGCCATCGATCGCATCCATCCGTTCCAGGTGTTCCTGTCGGCATCGGGGACGGGTCTCCCGCGCGACTCGAAAGCTCAGGCGGAGCAGGTCCGGTCGATCGCCGTGGAGCGGGTGGGCCGCCGGCTGGGTCGGCTGACCCCCTCTCTTCTCACCGACCTCGATGACGCCCTCCGGCTGCATCTGGCCTTGTAG
- a CDS encoding transglutaminase-like domain-containing protein, translated as MVARLLELDPRPLVEARAPIDRFPGNCRHISVLTVALLRRAGVPSRARCGFAGYFQAGRWVDHWVVERWDGDRWVTLDTQVDDLQRQAFGLEVDPADLPPGRFLPAGEAWQRCRAGREDGDTFGILDQWGQWFIPGNVARDLAALNKVEVLPWDGWGEGLAGVGPPAGGDTAVDEVAALTLSGDLPAIRSRYQSDPDLRVPPVVLAYATPDGPREAHVPELEPNAQV; from the coding sequence ATGGTGGCGCGCCTGCTGGAGCTGGACCCCCGCCCGCTGGTCGAGGCCCGGGCTCCGATCGATCGCTTCCCGGGCAACTGCCGGCACATCTCGGTGCTGACGGTCGCCCTCCTCCGGCGGGCCGGGGTGCCGAGCCGGGCCCGGTGCGGCTTCGCCGGCTACTTCCAGGCCGGGAGGTGGGTCGACCACTGGGTGGTGGAGCGCTGGGACGGCGACCGCTGGGTCACTCTCGACACGCAGGTCGACGACCTCCAACGCCAGGCCTTCGGCCTGGAGGTCGATCCCGCCGACCTGCCCCCGGGCCGGTTCCTGCCGGCCGGGGAGGCGTGGCAGCGATGTCGGGCCGGCCGGGAGGACGGCGACACCTTCGGCATCCTGGACCAGTGGGGCCAGTGGTTCATCCCCGGCAACGTGGCCCGCGACCTGGCCGCCCTGAACAAGGTGGAGGTGCTGCCCTGGGACGGTTGGGGCGAGGGCCTGGCCGGCGTGGGCCCGCCGGCCGGCGGCGACACCGCGGTGGACGAGGTGGCCGCCCTCACCCTCTCCGGTGACCTGCCCGCCATCCGGTCGCGCTACCAGAGCGACCCCGACCTCCGCGTCCCCCCGGTGGTCCTCGCCTACGCCACCCCCGACGGCCCCCGAGAAGCCCACGTCCCCGAGCTCGAGCCCAACGCCCAGGTGTGA